Part of the Sphingobacterium sp. LZ7M1 genome, CGGAAGATTGCAGAGTTGTTGGACAAGAGCCTATCCGCCGGAACGGATTTCAGCTCTCCCGATTTGCGGAAAAGTGATTTAGAGGATTTCGACATTGGGGAGTTTGTCTGAAAAGACAGCTTCCCTTTGTTTTTATAACGCTTTATCCAATCGCTTATGTGCGTATGATATAGTATTTAAAATATCAAGAGCTTCTTCTTCGCTGATTTCAAATTTAATTTTTGGTTGATGGGCTGTAGGGTTTCTTATTAGACCAAAAATACCTTTGATTAAATTGCATAATCCTATATGCTCACTTCTATCCGTTTCTGTTACTAAGTTGTTGATTTTAATCAAAGGGTTATTAGTAGAGAATGCAGTTTCTACCAAAGCATTACCGTCTGCATATAATCCCGTCATCTTCCTTAGACGGTCGGCGACACTTTTGGTCGCTTCAAAAACGGAATGAAAATAATTTTCAAGTAATAATTCAGCCCGACAATATTCGAAAACGGCTAAATGAACATTTCTGTTTTCTAATTTATGCTTTAAACGACTGGCTCTTTGTTCGGCATCTGCAATTGTTTTGGCTTTTTCAACTAATCTAAGGTTGCCCTCTTCTGTTAATTCAGTTCCTATAAAAGCTAAACGTTTATTCACTTCTAATCTGCGATTATGAAAAACTTCTTCTTTACCAATATACCTCACAGGTTGTAAAGCATCTTTGATAAACCGTAATATATGATTTGAGCATTGGTGTTGATTTTGCCAACTTGCAAATGCGGAATATAATCTTCTCCATTTTGTGTTTTGGGGGTCAACATCAGGAATATTAGAATTTAAAAGGATTTGTCCTATTTCAGAACCTGTTAAACCATCTGTTGTATCTCCAATTGCCCTGCACAAGCCCTCCAGTACATGAGCTTCAAACATTGGACGTTTGATATTCGCCATTATTCTATTTTTTTAAAGAAATCATTACTTAATAAGATTAATAAATTCAGTAGCATACCTTTCTGCTAATTCTCGGCTATTTTCGACACTAACTGTTTCCC contains:
- a CDS encoding TIGR02391 family protein, with translation MANIKRPMFEAHVLEGLCRAIGDTTDGLTGSEIGQILLNSNIPDVDPQNTKWRRLYSAFASWQNQHQCSNHILRFIKDALQPVRYIGKEEVFHNRRLEVNKRLAFIGTELTEEGNLRLVEKAKTIADAEQRASRLKHKLENRNVHLAVFEYCRAELLLENYFHSVFEATKSVADRLRKMTGLYADGNALVETAFSTNNPLIKINNLVTETDRSEHIGLCNLIKGIFGLIRNPTAHQPKIKFEISEEEALDILNTISYAHKRLDKAL